In Lycium barbarum isolate Lr01 chromosome 9, ASM1917538v2, whole genome shotgun sequence, the DNA window CTTGATACAAAATACTCATATAATAACGGTTAATCTCCTTGAAGGagatatttgaaatactgaaGTTTATAGTTTAATGTTTACTTTTCATAATTTATAGTTTAAAATTATCTTTAAATTTCCATTTGATTATTGTTTTCTTTCATGACACTAGTAGTGTTTAACCAAATTTTCTTTTGTGATACCAGAAGTATCTAGAAAATATTTGGTACTAGAAACTAATGATTATGGGGTTCCAGAAGAGCTAATTGTATATCTACAGGTATCATGACACCAGTAGCgtccaaataatatatgattatggtgaacaaattgatgtctctcaaagagcttatatatgatagtaccATTAATCCTAGATCATAATTATTACGATCcgaaaataaattatagtaaacctgaagttcactagcgagaaaaatggtcatcatattgTGACAACAAATGATTGaaagattgaatatctccaacttattacAGGTAAGGACACGTGTGTAAAGCGTTACCCGAGAATGATGAGAtcacatgtcacaataaaccagaagttttgacataaaatcTCATGCAATCGTAAATccgaagtttactaaaataaatagcactcgtcatggtaaacttgaagtttacgagAACAAattattttatcagttgacaagaccattttgattgtcctgatttaaatctgatgtgctaactGGGTATTcgaaatatattgaagaactaaaagattcttcaagaatttgtttgtgttgcttgttctcatgataagttgattacaccagctaatgttgggactaaaTCCCCTAAAATTCtggaaaatataaaaggtgaatatgggccccttcacctgcgatttgatgtcttaaatagatgcatctatgagacgatcacatgtatgtttattgtcaactggcagtttgacatttacgaagttgcttgctcaaaatgattgagttggaagcacaattttcagaatatgtaactaagacaatcatcttgataatgctggtttatatctaagctggtttggcattagatgcctccataatacagctaaaccattgcttatgagaacagagtttcagatgttggtctgagatatgatatattgcatacaacagcacttgtatgcttcagatcaataaattttgataaattctcccctcatatttggttcagggtcaggaactagatatttccatcttttagcagtcgatgtgcggtacatgattaatggatataccatgatgcacacagatggattttcccaaagaaaatggggacatatgtcactaaaataagggggagagaataagcagctaagaaatatgttgtgaattatcatcagtatgatcctcaaaTAATTCAAGtaaaatgctggaagcatttgctgatccaactatttcatatttcatctgcaaaatgctcataatgtccctgaaggacaaagtctacaacatgcatggagcatggtagaccaatcggttccaaatataataatccttgaaaaaaggaggagcaaatgatcataataaggaggcaaagtgctcttgaagagccgacgacataacacttcatgaaaccttatgcgaggttcaggtacctgaaaataatgaagtgatgttgcgaaccgatacaacatgatatcttgtcgacaatattttgatacaatatagcgcgcaatattgtataaggttgtgaggatttgatttctacgtctcttaaagcatattgacgtagaataattaccaagtacaatgatgcatcttggtaaatgtaatgtttattgggccagcagtccaaacaacagaagatgtcacattatttatactgatggatgctgtcacagcctatgtggcttacttgacaaaatttatatgaaaatttctgaaggattcaaaatgcctgaagcatatacaaattcttgggaaacttgtttataatccttaaatggattaaatgaatcaaggctgATGTACTGAAATTGCCTTAATGAATAAttattgacgaagggtacaaataagtgtcacgacccaaccccataggccgtgactagtgcccgatctgagcacccgaacacatctatcaaatgctatctcaaattttatcaaacgcattcaagtatatagcggaagccgacaaggctatatttcaaagttagataatttccagaaaaatttcggcagagtttcctttgttttacaggctatccaaaataaccctgcgcacagaaaataccaacaaaagaccacacagggccaacgaagcaacatttaaacatatgcggaccggccgccgcggcgaatgagatcgcccaaacacaacatatacacgcatttgtacagaaagaccccaacccacaaacatgtccacagacctctaaacagaccgacagaatcatatgacgggacagggccccgtcgtacccctgagtgacgtacatttatacaatagcaggagactgtaccaaaaatataggctccggataagagagcgcctcagaatagcagaataagatcctaagcgggcggatcagcgaacctgtcgtatgtacctgcgcggcatgaaaatgcagcccccgaagaaagggggtcagtacgaaatatgtactgaatatgtaaagcctgaattacagaaacaaaatcataactggtacagaacgtacagaaaaagtgagtagaaaatccaaagtatcgaatacatattttcaaaacatgcggagtgtgtacagaaacatatgtcatatcaaatccgacccctgccaagggactcggcagacagaacgtggccaccctcccgacgctggtgccacaacacagaagaatcagaataggggcataatcccgtaacatagtatatcatatcagatggccatggcaaatcatatcagaacatgtgtacatggcacagcatactccacaaacccatgtacacgtatacctgccccctcacatcgaggcacggcgaacaatgcagaggattacgcttgacaacatatcctggcccgggctcagtgtgggaaacattggggcatccacgagtggagtagtgagaaactaaatgcagttaaaatatcataaatattttcagagactcgatgaggcatatcaatgacaaaccaattcaatgaagtcagacgggatcataataagtgagtttcgaatgtcataatgaattacagaagcataacctttctgaagtcgttccgagtgccaaaacaatttataagacttaatgaattatttaaaacaatttttttttgtttagtagttaaaagagtagtcagaacatttctttccaaaaactgctcgaaaacgagccttaagtacaataagggtaaaatcgggactagtgggcccaccttgggacaagcaaggcggtgggctcaaattacgcattttaggcttatggggtcacctacgaaggttctacggacattttaTAACTTTTCATgaagtttggggaaggtttgcataattttcaagaaagcatacaaaaaaaggttcaattctattgaatgaaagagggatattttcaaatgcggattccgatgagcagaatattttccgaggctcgaatccgatcctagtacacctaggacatgccaaaagaagaaaagggatagctttacatacctgtcgacgATTATCCGTGAATCCCTTTTGCCTCGTTgctcttttcgcctatttatataaaagtgacgttatcgttagtaactatatttcctAGTTCGCCACTCTGTAGTTCATTCTTCTATAGGACCTACATTCCCGTCTATATATATGTTCTCACTTAAGTATTCTATTAACTAGCATTTtggcgaaaattcggcagcacttccccttataggttcacctatccaaatttccaattgtgttcctgtagacacagaaataccaGCAACAATACATGGGCACACTTatactttcaattccttcaatccaataaaAAATAAGCGACAATATGATCGTATCAACAcaattccaactttaactttcCAATCTTTTCGCCACATAGTTCgggacaacaacaactataattctaCTGAAAATTAACTATCATGCTTGATCAAAAATAACTCCTGCTCACGGCCCAAAACAGCAACATAACATTACCATTTACAATTTCTTGTGATCAACACTTATCTATCAAGTTTACAAAAATCGCAATAACTTGCAATTGTCCAACTCcaaccaaacaacaataacatgtTTAGCAACATTGTCTATATAACCGCAAGAGACTATATTAATAGCATACTAACTCCTACAACAGCCCATAACGACTTCAACTCCACTTTTTAACCATCTATGTCttcattcttattttagaacccatgacaacaacaatcaacattcaaactaAATTAGCCCATCCATTtacataaaacagtccacggttggaCTGTTTTTCCCACTTCCATATATATCATTTCTCTTACATCTTAACTCACATATTTAAAATGcaaacaatacaccacaatgtccataacaatcacaactaaagtatcacataaaacagtccattaactCCTTAAATCAactcctacacggcttcaacacaactacatacaaaattccataattttcattcctttcaaacacactacatcattcaaaccatccttaatacatgtacaagaaattcaaacattacttcacataagcccttcacacggctaactttaaatttcaacaacaacattcaataccaacatgcaccattttatacatattcacaatgcatccaactcattctaaatgtaaaagaaaataaccaattcttaccttggatacttggctccaatttgtgtcttaaatctttatacttgttcttgcttctccacctctatctccttgtcttctccttagaatTTTTACTAAgcaacaaaactgatttttttttttttttttttttttttaagccccaatctagccgtgagcagccatgggcATTTGTTTTTCTTGCTCTTGAGCTTTGTGTACCAACAAATGACTTGAAAATGGTCATTTGCACTACATcccattaaatatatatatatcccataTTGCTACACGTATTCCCCCTTTTGATGACTCACTTTTGCACCTTGTTTTGTTAATTTCCAGATTtttgattccttttttttttttttttttcgggtggggcccacatggccccttaagcttaattaattaatgaagtgatttaaattttaatcccacttaataatctaatcatagttaatttacccctaatctccaataatatctttataccaataaaattcatacacaatttatgttttaattaaaattgaaaattaacgatttctatttcgtatccgaaaataattccgcctttaacttgagtcgattttcttgcgaataattcgtcatataaatgtacggggtataacatcctccccccctttagaacattcgtcctcgaatgtcaaattaatcttatagggtcttgtaagcaTTTTGGGGAAAATATATCACAAAGTAGAGGCTAGACCTGTCAATACACTTATATTTCGAAAAAAGACATTAGTATACCTGTATCCGCGTTTGGTagcgcctccgggtcctgtcgactagtcaaggcatagatgcggttcgaaggaccgcttgaactgggagctccgccacgacctctgctgCGGCCTGCTGATGTCGACGTACCCTGCCCCGCAGGGCGTATGGCTATCGAAGGAGACGATGACCCAgcgactgacccggtaggctgcgctgcacctcccaaattacccttatacgggcactctctcacagtatggccctggcggccacaagaataacaagcacctgtagcacggtagcactctccaggagggtatctcccacagtaagaacactgaggcctgggtggcctcgtctgaccggaactcctgtctacccgcgaacctgaaaccccggagctctggcctgctcctaaataccctgggctatcaaatctcctgcctgagaactgcggaggtgtgctctgtgccggctgggaagaatgCCAGCTAGACTGCTGCTGcggctgaggctgtctgcctcgggaatctccagaatatcctgcagacctggccctcttgggcggcctcctgtcccgatctctgctgtaATAATCGtccctgtgtcggtcctccatacccagagcataggcctgtagtcgggcgatatccatatctgtctgcaatgccaccgccatacagccatcaatcaaataacggtctaaccccatcacgtatctgtgcatccgatcggccatgtctgctactatggcaggtgcataccgggccagagaatcaaactccaaattatactcacgaacgctccgacccctctgctgcagatgcaaaaatcgatcaacctgcgcccgccgtaactctgggggcaaaaagtggcgggtaaacgcagccacgaactcgtcccaagtagctggggaagcaccctcacccctggatagctcccaggactcataccagtgagcagcaacatcccgtagtctgtgcgaggccaactcaacagactcagtctctgaagccctgaccaagtctagtgagcgtcgcatcccccgaataaagtcatgggggtcctcgtcgggcttagacccaaaaaactctggggggccacataataggaactctcgaaccctcaggctgtcacgcctgtcatcatcatcatcatccctccgcccgcgtctgcgagcctgccccgctaccagtcGAGTCAATAGCTGAACTGCCTCTCGCAGGGTACCATcatctgcccctggctggggaactGGAGGCGCGGCcgttggagcctctggagctaatggtgtagCCGTCCCCCGACCCCTAGTGGCAGCGACtggtgctccagactcctctgatgatgaagacGTAGTAGAGTCTGCTGGCTGGGacgcaatatcacgcatcatctgagcaagggtccgagtacccttctgagcccgactggtctctcctaccacgccctttttcttctgggcggccgtcgcctttttcggaggcatcactgaaagaaaagcAACAacggatcagaacagaatcatcctaatagcatagctctatcgcacgatctaagattcaaaggaaggaaacaccctaaatgtcctgcaacctcctgtttatagatgtggtgcacaacacaccgataaacaagactctacgagacacggtctgtagacattccgaggacaaaccgctctgataccacttctgtcacgacccaaccccataggccgtgactagtgcccgatctgagcacccgaacacatctatcaaatgctatctcaaattttatcaaacgcattcaagtatatagcggaagccgacaaggctatatttcaaagttagataatttccagaaaaatttcggcagagtttcctttgttttacaggctatccaaaataaccctgcgcacagaaaataccaacaaaagaccacacagggccaacgaagcaacatttaaacatatgcggaccggccgccgcggcgaatgagatcgcccaaacacaacatatacacgcatttgtacagaaagaccccaacccacaaacatgtccacagacctctaaacagaccgacagaatcatatgacgggacagggccccgtcgtacccctgagtgacgtacatttatacaatagcaggagactgtaccaaaaatataggctccggataagagagcgcctcagaatagcagaataagatcctaagcgggcggatcagcgaacctgtcgtatgtacctgcgcggcatgaaaatgcagcccccgaagaaagggggtcagtacgaaatatgtactgaatatgtaaagcctgaattacagaaacaaaatcataactggtacagaacgtacagaaaaagtgagtagaaaatccaaagtatcgaatacatattttcaaaacatgcggagtgtgtacagaaacatatgtcatatcaaatccgacccctgccaagggactcggcagacagaacgtggccaccctcccgacgctggtgccacaacacagaagaatcagaataggggcataatcccgtaacatagtatatcatatcagatggccatggcaaatcatatcagaacatgtgtacatggcacagcatactccacaaacccatgtacacgtatacctgccccctcacatcgaggcacggcgaacaatgcagaggattacgcttgacaacatatcctggcccgggctcagtgtgggaaacattggggcatccacgagtggagtagtgagaaactaaatgcagttaaaatatcataaatattttcagagactcgatgaggcatatcaatgacaaaccaattcaatgaagtcagacgggatcataataagtgagtttcgaatgtcataatgaattacagaagcataacctttctgaagtcgttccgagtgccaaaacaatttataagacttaatgaattatttaaaacaatttttttttgtttagtagttaaaagagtagtcagaacatttctttccaaaaactgctcgaaaacgagccttaagtacaataagggtaaaatcgggactagtgggcccaccttgggacaagcaaggcggtgggctcaaattacgcattttaggcttatggggtcacctacgaaggttctacggacattttaTAACTTTTCATgaagtttggggaaggtttgcataattttcaagaaagcatacaaaaaaaggttcaattctattgaatgaaagagggatattttcaaatgcggattccgatgagcagaatattttccgaggctcgaatccgatcctagtacacctaggacatgccaaaagaagaaaagggatagctttacatacctgtcgacgATTATCCGTGAATCCCTTTTGCCTCGTTgctcttttcgcctatttatataaaagtgacgttatcgttagtaactatatttcctAGTTCGCCACTCTGTAGTTCATTCTTCTATAGGACCTACATTCCCGTCTATATATATGTTCTCACTTAAGTATTCTATTAACTAGCATTTtggcgaaaattcggcagcacttccccttataggttcacctatccaaatttccaattgtgttcctgtagacacagaaataccaGCAACAATACATGGGCACACTTatactttcaattccttcaatccaataaaaaaaaagcGACAATATGATCGTATCAACAcaattccaactttaactttcCAATCTTTTCGCCACATAGTTCgggacaacaacaactataattctaCTGAAAATTAACTATCATGCTTGATCAAAAATAACTCCTGCTCACGGCCCAAAACAGCAACATAACATTACCATTTACAATTTCTTGTGATCAACACTTATCTATCAAGTTTACAAAAATCGCAATAACTTGCAATTGTCCAACTCcaaccaaacaacaataacatgtTTAGCAACATTGTCTATATAACCGCAAGAGACTATATTAATAGCATACTAACTCCTACAACAGCCCATAACGACTTCAACTCCACTTTTTAACCATCTATGTCttcattcttattttagaacccatgacaacaacaatcaacattcaaactaAATTAGCCCATCCATTtacataaaacagtccacggttggaCTGTTTTTCCCACTTCCATATATATCATTTCTCTTACATCTTAACTCACATATTTAAAATGcaaacaatacaccacaatgtccataacaatcacaactaaagtatcacataaaacagtccattaactCCTTAAATCAactcctacacggcttcaacacaactacatacaaaattccataattttcattcctttcaaacacactacatcattcaaaccatccttaatacatgtacaagaaattcaaacattacttcacataagcccttcacacggctaactttaaatttcaacaacaacattcaataccaacatgcaccattttatacatattcacaatgcatccaactcattctaaatgtaaaagaaaataaccaattcttaccttggatacttggctccaatttgtgtcttaaatctttatacttgttcttgcttctccacctctatctccttgtcttctccttagaatTTTTACTAAgcaacaaaactgatttttttttttttttttttttttttttttaagccccaatctagccgtgagcagccatgggcATTTGTTTTTCTTGCTCTTGAGCTTTGTGTACCAACAAATGACTTGAAAATGGTCATTTGCACTACATcccattaaatatatatatatcccataTTGCTACACGTATTCCCCCTTTTGATGACTCACTTTTGCACCTTGTTTTGTTAATTTCCAGATTtttgattccttttttttttttttttttttttcgggtggggcccacatggccccttaagcttaattaattaatgaagtgatttaaattttaatcccacttaataatctaatcatagttaatttacccctaatctccaataatatctttataccaataaaattcatacacaatttatgttttaattaaaattgaaaattaacgatttctatttcgtatccgaaaataattccgcctttaacttgagtcgattttcttgcggataattcgtcatataaatgtacggggtataacaataagatcatgtttacccttgtctctatatgataatcagaacctttcatattattatgcaagttgatgacttgaatattattggagctcttgaagagtttccaaaagcacTTGATTTTATCTGCTGAAAGAggttgaaatgagaaaattgaaatggtcctgaagtaccatatatttgtgcagttgatgcatttatatatcttcCTATAACTACGggcatgatataatttactccaacatggagttattgaaatagatcaactgcatattacaaatgaaagccctgacatgaacgtatttgtcctaaccaatattgtcaagtgttttggatatacagggcattcatctgatcgacataagagttcaatccagatgtgttatctatttccatgaaggattattgtcatgacagtcaaatcatagaaagacaacaaCAAATTATGAAGCAAGTTATGATGTACTTGTCCTGATTGCAACAATATTATACGGcaatgatgcaactctatctgagaaaggaagatgcagatcatcaaccagttcgtcaaatgatcatttgacagatCTGATAAAAGCTTTTTcaatctcaagatatgataagttggtatacaagatttgttacatcatcgtcaagaattatgtgatgctttaatcagggggagcaaatacgcactgtactctttttcccttgaccaaggttttgtcccatttgggttttcctgacaaggtttttaatgaggcagctctcaaaacgtattactagatatgtgtactatTTTTCCTTCATTGGGACTTTTTTACCCACAGGGTTTtccctaataaggttttaacgaggcacatcatctattaaatggacatccaagggggagtgttgtaaacATTTATTGGTGGATGTCCACAAGGACTTGGCCAACAAGGAACTTGGAGACCAAGTAACGTGGCCACCAAGTTTCCTTAAATGGCTTGGCCATCAAGCATATATTTCTCTTATAAATAGTGGCTATTTGAAGAATTTATATACACAATTAGTTTCTCCCTATATACTTCTCTCTGGtgtatttattttatattctttattttataacaagTACCAAATTCTTGGTTTTTTCAATTATACTCACCCAAGCATAtggtatttaaattttatgtCTTTTTCTCTTTCCGCATGGTGCATAGCCAAGAtttgaaaggaaagaaaaaatgaaacaaaGAAGATAAAAGAATATGATGATAATGATCATATTTTGGTTCTTTtgcatttaaaaaaataaataaatctggTCCATAGTGTTTAATAAAGGACATGTGTCTATCATCCGACAGCAAACTGGAAGAAATGAAAGCAACCTCTACTGGAGAGGAGTTGTGTCCAACTTTTGGAAGGTAGCCCGGCAAATTAAGGAGCACAAGGATAGAGAGCATTTTCTTATGAATTTCTTTAACAACCTAGCATTTGGTTGTTGCCTCTTCCATCTTTCACATCACATTAGAAAATTAAGAGAATTTTGAGATTTTTTTTCCTCGTCAAGCGCTCACGGCAACGTCGCTTTTCCCAGCCAAATGACTTCAATGCaggtttaaaaataaaagaaactcTTTGAGAAAAGCTATGTTATCTTTAAGATACACAATATATTATATTatgttatcaaaaaaaaaaaaaatctaaaccaATCAATATATATGTCTTTTTTACCATCACAACTCTCAAAGTTTCAATTACCACCACTACTATCACAAACAACCATCACCACCAATACCATTAACCTCTACCACCAAATCACCAGTAACATTCACTATTCCATGCACAACTATTGTCAAACACTACTACTAACTACTTTCTCCATCACAATTATCATCATTGTCGTCGCCGTCAACCCTATTGTTTATCACCAGTTCTAACTATGATCACCACCACCAAATACCAATATTGTCAACCATATCACCATAATTATATGCTTTGTTAAGTTTAACTATGCTTAAACACTTTGATAGAGTTCCATAGCCTGTCTGGGAGCAAGGATCAGATGCGGTACAAACGTAATTAAAGTTTCTTTTACTATTAAATGTGGCTTGCAAATTAAATATGTTTGGTAATTCTTGATGGACGGATTCTTCAACCAACCTATTTCTTCCTTCGTGTTCATCTAGCTAGCTCATTTTCAATGAGTAGAGTAATTCATTAGCAAAGAAAC includes these proteins:
- the LOC132611747 gene encoding uncharacterized protein LOC132611747, yielding MPPKKATAAQKKKGVVGETSRAQKGTRTLAQMMRDIASQPADSTTSSSSEESGAPVAATRGRGTATPLAPEAPTAAPPVPQPGADDGTLREAVQLLTRLVAGQARRRGRRDDDDDDRRDSLRVREFLLCGPPEFFGSKPDEDPHDFIRGMRRSLDLVRASETESVELASHRLRDVAAHWYESWELSRGEGASPATWDEFVAAFTRHFLPPELRRAQVDRFLHLQQRGRSVREYNLEFDSLARYAPAIVADMADRMHRYVMGLDRYLIDGCMAVALQTDMDIARLQAYALGMEDRHRDDYYSRDRDRRPPKRARSAGYSGDSRGRQPQPQQQSSWHSSQPAQSTPPQFSGRRFDSPGYLGAGQSSGVSGSRVDRSSGQTRPPRPQCSYCGRYPPGECYRATGACYSCGRQGHTVRECPYKGNLGGAAQPTGSVAGSSSPSIAIRPAGQGTSTSAGRSRGRGGAPSSSGPSNRIYALTSRQDPEALPNADTGILMSFFEI